One Methylocapsa sp. D3K7 DNA window includes the following coding sequences:
- a CDS encoding cupin domain-containing protein, translating to MSSAYVVSTQNLPRAHVGGVDDPAVRWAGAFATYGGHGATQSSTIVYEIEPGGRLGWHTDATEETQYILSGAGELRLEDGTIHAVGPGSVFVLPTPLRHDLANTGKDTLRAVAFFAAPMFTQQFDNAMLAPNVHVLGTPNREG from the coding sequence GTGAGCTCAGCCTATGTCGTTTCCACCCAAAATCTTCCGCGCGCGCATGTCGGCGGAGTCGATGACCCTGCGGTCCGCTGGGCTGGCGCATTCGCCACCTATGGCGGACATGGTGCGACCCAATCCTCCACCATCGTGTACGAAATCGAGCCGGGCGGGCGGCTCGGCTGGCATACCGACGCCACCGAGGAGACGCAGTATATCCTTTCCGGTGCTGGCGAACTTCGCTTGGAAGATGGCACCATCCATGCGGTCGGACCTGGCAGCGTGTTCGTTCTCCCGACGCCGTTACGTCATGACCTCGCCAACACGGGCAAGGACACCTTGCGGGCAGTCGCTTTTTTCGCGGCGCCCATGTTCACCCAGCAGTTCGACAATGCGATGCTGGCGCCCAACGTTCATGTGCTTGGGACCCCGAATCGGGAGGGTTAA
- a CDS encoding histone deacetylase family protein, with translation MTTLLLSHPACLDHDTGTGHPERPDRIRAIMEALNEPRFAPLRRAEAPGINRAAVLRVHPADYVDAIESASPARGRIYLDADTPMSTKSFAAIAHCVGGVTSAVDDVMQGAVQNAFVAMRPPGHHAGTASPMGFCFFNTAAIAARHAQAVHGAERVAILDFDVHHGNGTQEIFWSDASVLYASSHQMPLFPGTGGRDECGEHDNIVNAPLLPGSNGEIFKEAMELALLPRIDAFCPDLIVISAGFDAHRRDPLGGLDLGEADFAWITARLIEIAAKHAKGRIVSILEGGYDLQGLGLSAAAHVAALMEA, from the coding sequence TTGACAACGCTTCTTTTGAGCCACCCCGCGTGTCTTGATCACGACACCGGAACTGGTCATCCCGAACGCCCGGACCGCATCCGCGCGATCATGGAAGCCCTCAATGAGCCGCGCTTCGCGCCGCTGCGGCGGGCGGAGGCCCCCGGAATCAATCGCGCCGCCGTCTTGCGGGTGCACCCCGCAGATTATGTCGATGCGATCGAATCGGCCTCCCCCGCGCGAGGACGAATCTATCTCGACGCCGATACGCCAATGAGCACAAAAAGCTTTGCCGCAATCGCGCATTGCGTCGGCGGCGTCACATCGGCGGTCGATGACGTCATGCAAGGAGCCGTTCAAAACGCCTTCGTCGCAATGCGCCCCCCGGGCCATCACGCCGGGACCGCATCGCCGATGGGGTTTTGCTTCTTCAACACCGCGGCGATTGCCGCCCGTCACGCCCAAGCCGTCCACGGCGCCGAGCGGGTGGCGATCCTCGATTTCGACGTCCATCACGGCAATGGGACACAGGAGATTTTCTGGTCCGACGCCTCGGTGCTCTATGCCTCGTCGCATCAAATGCCGCTATTCCCTGGCACGGGCGGGCGCGACGAATGCGGTGAGCACGACAATATCGTCAATGCACCGCTCCTTCCCGGCAGCAATGGCGAGATATTCAAGGAAGCCATGGAACTGGCGCTGCTGCCGCGCATCGATGCGTTTTGTCCGGATTTGATTGTCATCTCGGCGGGCTTCGACGCGCATCGCCGCGATCCGCTGGGCGGCCTTGATCTCGGCGAAGCGGATTTCGCCTGGATCACCGCCCGGCTCATCGAGATCGCGGCAAAACACGCCAAGGGCCGTATCGTCTCGATTCTCGAAGGCGGCTATGATCTCCAAGGCCTCGGTCTCTCCGCCGCCGCGCATGTCGCAGCGCTAATGGAGGCATGA
- a CDS encoding TOBE domain-containing protein: MARSSPGEIDSLLAWRAGGRLLIGRERIALLESVVEHKSITKAAEVTGFSYKTAWDAVNAINNLLPRPAFITRTGGSHGGGAEVTIEGRRLIAAFRRLEEKLGHISTAIAEEGLEHERDLLFLGIGLKLSLRNALFCEVVKITPATINNEVKLEVSPGVMITTAVTNASVKALGLTIGRGCIAMVDASSVMLAPRGEALRISARNRIAGKIISRIDDGADSEVTIDIGEGKTLVAVITSEGADAAEVAAGAEVTALFKTSHVILASD; the protein is encoded by the coding sequence TTGGCGCGGAGTTCACCCGGAGAGATAGATAGCTTGCTGGCATGGCGTGCCGGCGGCCGGCTGCTGATCGGGCGCGAGCGCATCGCCCTGCTCGAATCCGTGGTGGAGCACAAGAGCATCACCAAGGCGGCGGAGGTTACGGGCTTCAGCTACAAGACGGCGTGGGACGCAGTCAATGCGATCAACAATCTGCTGCCGCGTCCGGCCTTCATCACCCGTACAGGCGGCTCGCATGGCGGCGGCGCCGAAGTGACGATTGAAGGACGGCGGTTGATCGCCGCCTTCCGCCGTCTCGAGGAAAAACTCGGACATATCTCGACGGCGATCGCTGAAGAAGGCTTGGAGCACGAGCGTGACTTGCTCTTTTTGGGCATCGGCCTCAAACTCAGCCTCCGCAACGCGTTATTTTGCGAGGTCGTCAAAATCACTCCGGCGACGATCAATAACGAGGTCAAGCTTGAAGTCTCGCCCGGCGTTATGATCACAACCGCCGTCACCAATGCGAGCGTGAAGGCTCTCGGACTCACGATTGGCCGAGGCTGCATCGCCATGGTCGATGCGTCTTCGGTGATGCTGGCGCCCCGTGGCGAGGCGTTACGCATCTCGGCACGCAACAGAATCGCCGGAAAAATCATTAGCCGCATCGACGATGGTGCCGATAGCGAGGTCACCATCGATATTGGTGAGGGAAAAACCCTCGTGGCCGTGATCACCAGCGAAGGCGCCGATGCCGCCGAAGTGGCGGCTGGCGCGGAGGTTACCGCGCTCTTCAAGACCTCGCATGTCATTCTTGCAAGCGATTGA
- the cobO gene encoding cob(I)yrinic acid a,c-diamide adenosyltransferase, which translates to MEKRKAAQDAEVAAKTITQKGLLIVHTGKGKGKSTAALGLLLRALGHDWPCGVVQFIKGAWDTGERRALNRFSDLLSWHTMGEGFTWETQDRARDMAAAAAAWSKAQDLIADPKLKLVVLDELNVALRYEYLPLDKVIAVLRSRRPALHIVVTGRNAKPEMLEVADLVTEMSLVKHHFEAGVKAQEGIEF; encoded by the coding sequence ATGGAAAAGCGCAAGGCCGCGCAGGATGCCGAGGTCGCCGCCAAGACCATCACCCAAAAAGGCCTCCTTATCGTCCATACCGGCAAGGGCAAGGGGAAATCGACGGCGGCCTTGGGGCTTTTGCTGCGCGCGCTTGGGCATGATTGGCCTTGCGGCGTCGTGCAATTCATCAAGGGCGCATGGGATACCGGCGAGCGACGGGCTTTGAACCGGTTTTCCGATCTTTTGTCCTGGCACACGATGGGCGAAGGATTTACGTGGGAGACGCAAGATCGCGCGCGGGATATGGCGGCAGCGGCGGCGGCTTGGTCGAAGGCGCAAGACCTCATCGCCGATCCCAAGCTAAAACTTGTTGTCCTCGATGAATTGAACGTGGCGTTGCGCTACGAGTATTTGCCTCTCGATAAGGTGATCGCGGTGTTGCGGTCCCGCAGACCAGCGCTTCACATCGTCGTGACCGGCCGCAATGCAAAGCCCGAAATGCTGGAAGTGGCGGACCTTGTGACCGAGATGAGTCTCGTTAAGCATCATTTCGAGGCTGGCGTGAAGGCGCAAGAGGGGATCGAGTTCTGA